From the genome of Leguminivora glycinivorella isolate SPB_JAAS2020 chromosome Z, LegGlyc_1.1, whole genome shotgun sequence, one region includes:
- the LOC125240663 gene encoding F-actin-monooxygenase Mical-like isoform X1 gives MRLAREARRREVPADARPPTDSSEVESEDASSSDSDVSSATEVSTDSEFAAEDAAPPPPPAILVTEPPPPADYPLSKTKSASGLATKRALELKRKYLLGEPSPPAVRKSDSTSQLDTKFEAFRSTITEFQKLLHPAPTPPVVAFQEKPQPMPDIIKNLCDDAPVDLLSTEVKKEWKEETIKEKEKELDSDSLSDSSHTETAPKSVPRVEVHDEGGELIQLDSLTIVNSEDTEKASGTATETGPTVVAAESESSESCRDATTLALTETELSDWAAESAVLDECLEDNKRNKPRKLSGLKTVHDAKNISTISSHVCGKTSPEPVVYSNALEHFEFADEGEQDPSIETPATPRNEGYMELVDDFEYSPSNDRSMNFIERSFETVFKPTLAVTEVVEIEPLEEAKVETTPEEPKAEKSDDNKDSLSPDIKIDSLSLSDVSPPLESKHEESESPPLAPETPKSPNTPIYSSSNFAPCLRVYSPAICRSASDNINLSYSRSTDSPSRSIELSVSLMLSSGSVSPVSPTPLNTTDKVQEIKREREEQTEVVRRLVLERLGSGPRLNRKSTRRTKASPCSTVPPPVPPPPSLPTPPPLPPPPEIPPPPPRPAPPLMQVTPSFSDPELARERRRKSIMKSISNYLNRRLGPRQKWYSEPDLTLQDPPQSCYSAHKSTGALQEPPPVPPPPARYQPPCPLPDSPPIPKLTAGPSDVDERDAMQLWFEARWARLVAQRRARELGRDGRLARLERRLSRPLSAEQQAATVAELVQVSAQREAHQALLAADRRRSAAGSSVGD, from the exons ATGCGTCTCGCGCGCGAGGCGCGCCGGCGCGAGGTGCCCGCCGACGCGCGCCCGCCCACCGACAGCAGCGAG GTGGAGTCCGAGGACGCGTCGTCGAGCGACTCGGACGTGTCGTCCGCGACCGAAGTGTCCACGGACAGCGAGTTCGCGGCCGAGgacgccgcgccgccgccgccgcccgccatCCTCGTCACAGAACCACCCCCACCGGCCGACTACCCCCTCAGCAAAACCAAGTCCGCCTCAGGACTCGCCACCAAACGGGCTTTAGAACTCAAGCGGAAATACCTACTCGGAGAACCATCCCCACCTGCAGTCAGAAAGTCTGACTCCACATCCCAACTTGACACCAAATTCGAAGCCTTCCGATCCACCATTACCGAATTCCAAAAGCTATTACACCCCGCACCTACTCCACCTGTAGTCGCCTTCCAAGAAAAACCCCAACCCATGCccgatattatcaaaaacctgTGTGACGACGCTCCGGTCGACCTACTATCCACAGAAGTCAAGAAAGAGTGGAAAGAAGAGACTATCAAAGAGAAAGAAAAGGAGTTAGATTCAGATTCTTTATCCGATTCGTCACACACTGAAACTGCTCCAAAGTCAGTCCCTCGAGTCGAAGTACACGATGAAGGAGGGGAACTAATCCAACTAGATAGTCTAACTATAGTTAACAGTGAAGACACGGAGAAAGCGTCAGGAACAGCCACAGAAACCGGCCCCACTGTCGTTGCTGCAGAATCAGAATCTTCAGAATCCTGCAGAGACGCTACAACGCTAGCCTTAACAGAAACCGAACTGTCCGACTGGGCCGCCGAAAGTGCAGTCTTAGACGAATGCTTGGAAGACAACAAGAGGAACAAACCTAGAAAACTTAGCGGTTTGAAAACGGTACACGACGCTAAAAATATCTCGACGATCTCTTCGCACGTTTGCGGGAAAACTAGCCCGGAACCTGTAGTGTATTCTAATGCTCTTGAGCATTTCGAGTTTGCAGATGAGGGTGAACAGGATCCTTCCATCGAAACCCCGGCCACCCCTCGCAATGAAGGCTACATGGAACTAGTAGATGACTTTGAATATTCACCCAGCAACGACAGGTCTATGAATTTCATTGAAAGAAGTTTCGAAACCGTCTTCAAACCGACCTTGGCTGTGACTGAAGTTGTTGAAATCGAGCCTTTAGAAGAAGCAAAAGTAGAAACAACTCCTGAAGAACCTAAAGCTGAAAAGAGCGATGATAATAAAGACTCCCTATCGCCCGATATAAAGATAGACTCCTTATCGCTGTCAGACGTGTCTCCGCCTTTAGAATCAAAACATGAAGAGTCAGAGTCGCCGCCGCTCGCGCCTGAAACTCCGAAATCACCGAACACACCAATTTACAGCTCCAGCAACTTCGCTCCGTGTCTCAGGGTATACTCTCCAGCCATCTGTCGGTCCGCGAGCGACAACATCAACCTATCATACTCTAGAAGTACAGATTCACCTTCTAGGAGCATAGAGTTGTCAGTGTCTTTAATGCTCAGCTCTGGTTCTGTATCGCCAGTGAGCCCTACACCTTTAAACACTACAGACAAAGTGCAAGAGATAAAGCGGGAGAGAGAAGAACAGACGGAGGTAGTGAGGAGATTGGTTTTAGAGCGGTTAGGAAGCGGCCCAAGACTGAATAGGAAATCGACGAGGAGGACTAAGGCGTCCCCGTGCTCGACCGTCCCCCCTCCCGTGCCTCCGCCCCCCTCCCTCCCGACCCCGCCCCCTTTACCACCTCCCCCTGAGATCCCGCCCCCGCCTCCCCGCCCCGCGCCCCCCTTAATGCAAGTCACCCCCTCTTTCTCAGACCCGGAGCTGGCGAGGGAGCGACGGCGGAAGAGTATTATGAAAAGTATTTCCAACTACCTGAATAGAAGGCTCGGGCCGCGGCAGAAG TGGTACTCGGAGCCGGATCTTACACTACAA GATCCGCCGCAGAGTTGCTACAGCGCCCACAAGTCGACGGGGGCATTACAAGAGCCCCCGCCCGTGCCGCCGCCCCCTGCGCGCTACCAGCCCCCCTGCCCGCTGCCAG ACTCACCGCCCATCCCCAAACTAACAGCAGGCCCGTCCGACGTGGATGAGCGGGACGCCATGCAGCTCTGGTTTGAAGCGCGGTGGGCGCGCCTGGTCGCTCAGAGGCGAGCGAGGGAGCTGGGACGGGACGGGAGACTAGCTAGGCTGGAGCGGCGACTGTCACGCCCGCTGTCAG CGGAGCAGCAAGCGGCCACGGTGGCGGAGTTGGTCCAGGTGTCTGCGCAACGCGAGGCGCACCAAGCGTTGCTAGCAGCTGACAG GAGACGCAGTGCTGCGGGCAGCAGCGTCGGTGACTAA
- the LOC125240663 gene encoding F-actin-monooxygenase Mical-like isoform X3 has translation MRLAREARRREVPADARPPTDSSEVESEDASSSDSDVSSATEVSTDSEFAAEDAAPPPPPAILVTEPPPPADYPLSKTKSASGLATKRALELKRKYLLGEPSPPAVRKSDSTSQLDTKFEAFRSTITEFQKLLHPAPTPPVVAFQEKPQPMPDIIKNLCDDAPVDLLSTEVKKEWKEETIKEKEKELDSDSLSDSSHTETAPKSVPRVEVHDEGGELIQLDSLTIVNSEDTEKASGTATETGPTVVAAESESSESCRDATTLALTETELSDWAAESAVLDECLEDNKRNKPRKLSGLKTVHDAKNISTISSHVCGKTSPEPVVYSNALEHFEFADEGEQDPSIETPATPRNEGYMELVDDFEYSPSNDRSMNFIERSFETVFKPTLAVTEVVEIEPLEEAKVETTPEEPKAEKSDDNKDSLSPDIKIDSLSLSDVSPPLESKHEESESPPLAPETPKSPNTPIYSSSNFAPCLRVYSPAICRSASDNINLSYSRSTDSPSRSIELSVSLMLSSGSVSPVSPTPLNTTDKVQEIKREREEQTEVVRRLVLERLGSGPRLNRKSTRRTKASPCSTVPPPVPPPPSLPTPPPLPPPPEIPPPPPRPAPPLMQVTPSFSDPELARERRRKSIMKSISNYLNRRLGPRQKDPPQSCYSAHKSTGALQEPPPVPPPPARYQPPCPLPDSPPIPKLTAGPSDVDERDAMQLWFEARWARLVAQRRARELGRDGRLARLERRLSRPLSAEQQAATVAELVQVSAQREAHQALLAADRRRSAAGSSVGD, from the exons ATGCGTCTCGCGCGCGAGGCGCGCCGGCGCGAGGTGCCCGCCGACGCGCGCCCGCCCACCGACAGCAGCGAG GTGGAGTCCGAGGACGCGTCGTCGAGCGACTCGGACGTGTCGTCCGCGACCGAAGTGTCCACGGACAGCGAGTTCGCGGCCGAGgacgccgcgccgccgccgccgcccgccatCCTCGTCACAGAACCACCCCCACCGGCCGACTACCCCCTCAGCAAAACCAAGTCCGCCTCAGGACTCGCCACCAAACGGGCTTTAGAACTCAAGCGGAAATACCTACTCGGAGAACCATCCCCACCTGCAGTCAGAAAGTCTGACTCCACATCCCAACTTGACACCAAATTCGAAGCCTTCCGATCCACCATTACCGAATTCCAAAAGCTATTACACCCCGCACCTACTCCACCTGTAGTCGCCTTCCAAGAAAAACCCCAACCCATGCccgatattatcaaaaacctgTGTGACGACGCTCCGGTCGACCTACTATCCACAGAAGTCAAGAAAGAGTGGAAAGAAGAGACTATCAAAGAGAAAGAAAAGGAGTTAGATTCAGATTCTTTATCCGATTCGTCACACACTGAAACTGCTCCAAAGTCAGTCCCTCGAGTCGAAGTACACGATGAAGGAGGGGAACTAATCCAACTAGATAGTCTAACTATAGTTAACAGTGAAGACACGGAGAAAGCGTCAGGAACAGCCACAGAAACCGGCCCCACTGTCGTTGCTGCAGAATCAGAATCTTCAGAATCCTGCAGAGACGCTACAACGCTAGCCTTAACAGAAACCGAACTGTCCGACTGGGCCGCCGAAAGTGCAGTCTTAGACGAATGCTTGGAAGACAACAAGAGGAACAAACCTAGAAAACTTAGCGGTTTGAAAACGGTACACGACGCTAAAAATATCTCGACGATCTCTTCGCACGTTTGCGGGAAAACTAGCCCGGAACCTGTAGTGTATTCTAATGCTCTTGAGCATTTCGAGTTTGCAGATGAGGGTGAACAGGATCCTTCCATCGAAACCCCGGCCACCCCTCGCAATGAAGGCTACATGGAACTAGTAGATGACTTTGAATATTCACCCAGCAACGACAGGTCTATGAATTTCATTGAAAGAAGTTTCGAAACCGTCTTCAAACCGACCTTGGCTGTGACTGAAGTTGTTGAAATCGAGCCTTTAGAAGAAGCAAAAGTAGAAACAACTCCTGAAGAACCTAAAGCTGAAAAGAGCGATGATAATAAAGACTCCCTATCGCCCGATATAAAGATAGACTCCTTATCGCTGTCAGACGTGTCTCCGCCTTTAGAATCAAAACATGAAGAGTCAGAGTCGCCGCCGCTCGCGCCTGAAACTCCGAAATCACCGAACACACCAATTTACAGCTCCAGCAACTTCGCTCCGTGTCTCAGGGTATACTCTCCAGCCATCTGTCGGTCCGCGAGCGACAACATCAACCTATCATACTCTAGAAGTACAGATTCACCTTCTAGGAGCATAGAGTTGTCAGTGTCTTTAATGCTCAGCTCTGGTTCTGTATCGCCAGTGAGCCCTACACCTTTAAACACTACAGACAAAGTGCAAGAGATAAAGCGGGAGAGAGAAGAACAGACGGAGGTAGTGAGGAGATTGGTTTTAGAGCGGTTAGGAAGCGGCCCAAGACTGAATAGGAAATCGACGAGGAGGACTAAGGCGTCCCCGTGCTCGACCGTCCCCCCTCCCGTGCCTCCGCCCCCCTCCCTCCCGACCCCGCCCCCTTTACCACCTCCCCCTGAGATCCCGCCCCCGCCTCCCCGCCCCGCGCCCCCCTTAATGCAAGTCACCCCCTCTTTCTCAGACCCGGAGCTGGCGAGGGAGCGACGGCGGAAGAGTATTATGAAAAGTATTTCCAACTACCTGAATAGAAGGCTCGGGCCGCGGCAGAAG GATCCGCCGCAGAGTTGCTACAGCGCCCACAAGTCGACGGGGGCATTACAAGAGCCCCCGCCCGTGCCGCCGCCCCCTGCGCGCTACCAGCCCCCCTGCCCGCTGCCAG ACTCACCGCCCATCCCCAAACTAACAGCAGGCCCGTCCGACGTGGATGAGCGGGACGCCATGCAGCTCTGGTTTGAAGCGCGGTGGGCGCGCCTGGTCGCTCAGAGGCGAGCGAGGGAGCTGGGACGGGACGGGAGACTAGCTAGGCTGGAGCGGCGACTGTCACGCCCGCTGTCAG CGGAGCAGCAAGCGGCCACGGTGGCGGAGTTGGTCCAGGTGTCTGCGCAACGCGAGGCGCACCAAGCGTTGCTAGCAGCTGACAG GAGACGCAGTGCTGCGGGCAGCAGCGTCGGTGACTAA
- the LOC125240663 gene encoding F-actin-monooxygenase Mical-like isoform X5: MRLAREARRREVPADARPPTDSSEVESEDASSSDSDVSSATEVSTDSEFAAEDAAPPPPPAILVTEPPPPADYPLSKTKSASGLATKRALELKRKYLLGEPSPPAVRKSDSTSQLDTKFEAFRSTITEFQKLLHPAPTPPVVAFQEKPQPMPDIIKNLCDDAPVDLLSTEVKKEWKEETIKEKEKELDSDSLSDSSHTETAPKSVPRVEVHDEGGELIQLDSLTIVNSEDTEKASGTATETGPTVVAAESESSESCRDATTLALTETELSDWAAESAVLDECLEDNKRNKPRKLSGLKTVHDAKNISTISSHVCGKTSPEPVVYSNALEHFEFADEGEQDPSIETPATPRNEGYMELVDDFEYSPSNDRSMNFIERSFETVFKPTLAVTEVVEIEPLEEAKVETTPEEPKAEKSDDNKDSLSPDIKIDSLSLSDVSPPLESKHEESESPPLAPETPKSPNTPIYSSSNFAPCLRVYSPAICRSASDNINLSYSRSTDSPSRSIELSVSLMLSSGSVSPVSPTPLNTTDKVQEIKREREEQTEVVRRLVLERLGSGPRLNRKSTRRTKASPCSTVPPPVPPPPSLPTPPPLPPPPEIPPPPPRPAPPLMQVTPSFSDPELARERRRKSIMKSISNYLNRRLGPRQKDPPQSCYSAHKSTGALQEPPPVPPPPARYQPPCPLPAEQQAATVAELVQVSAQREAHQALLAADRRRSAAGSSVGD, encoded by the exons ATGCGTCTCGCGCGCGAGGCGCGCCGGCGCGAGGTGCCCGCCGACGCGCGCCCGCCCACCGACAGCAGCGAG GTGGAGTCCGAGGACGCGTCGTCGAGCGACTCGGACGTGTCGTCCGCGACCGAAGTGTCCACGGACAGCGAGTTCGCGGCCGAGgacgccgcgccgccgccgccgcccgccatCCTCGTCACAGAACCACCCCCACCGGCCGACTACCCCCTCAGCAAAACCAAGTCCGCCTCAGGACTCGCCACCAAACGGGCTTTAGAACTCAAGCGGAAATACCTACTCGGAGAACCATCCCCACCTGCAGTCAGAAAGTCTGACTCCACATCCCAACTTGACACCAAATTCGAAGCCTTCCGATCCACCATTACCGAATTCCAAAAGCTATTACACCCCGCACCTACTCCACCTGTAGTCGCCTTCCAAGAAAAACCCCAACCCATGCccgatattatcaaaaacctgTGTGACGACGCTCCGGTCGACCTACTATCCACAGAAGTCAAGAAAGAGTGGAAAGAAGAGACTATCAAAGAGAAAGAAAAGGAGTTAGATTCAGATTCTTTATCCGATTCGTCACACACTGAAACTGCTCCAAAGTCAGTCCCTCGAGTCGAAGTACACGATGAAGGAGGGGAACTAATCCAACTAGATAGTCTAACTATAGTTAACAGTGAAGACACGGAGAAAGCGTCAGGAACAGCCACAGAAACCGGCCCCACTGTCGTTGCTGCAGAATCAGAATCTTCAGAATCCTGCAGAGACGCTACAACGCTAGCCTTAACAGAAACCGAACTGTCCGACTGGGCCGCCGAAAGTGCAGTCTTAGACGAATGCTTGGAAGACAACAAGAGGAACAAACCTAGAAAACTTAGCGGTTTGAAAACGGTACACGACGCTAAAAATATCTCGACGATCTCTTCGCACGTTTGCGGGAAAACTAGCCCGGAACCTGTAGTGTATTCTAATGCTCTTGAGCATTTCGAGTTTGCAGATGAGGGTGAACAGGATCCTTCCATCGAAACCCCGGCCACCCCTCGCAATGAAGGCTACATGGAACTAGTAGATGACTTTGAATATTCACCCAGCAACGACAGGTCTATGAATTTCATTGAAAGAAGTTTCGAAACCGTCTTCAAACCGACCTTGGCTGTGACTGAAGTTGTTGAAATCGAGCCTTTAGAAGAAGCAAAAGTAGAAACAACTCCTGAAGAACCTAAAGCTGAAAAGAGCGATGATAATAAAGACTCCCTATCGCCCGATATAAAGATAGACTCCTTATCGCTGTCAGACGTGTCTCCGCCTTTAGAATCAAAACATGAAGAGTCAGAGTCGCCGCCGCTCGCGCCTGAAACTCCGAAATCACCGAACACACCAATTTACAGCTCCAGCAACTTCGCTCCGTGTCTCAGGGTATACTCTCCAGCCATCTGTCGGTCCGCGAGCGACAACATCAACCTATCATACTCTAGAAGTACAGATTCACCTTCTAGGAGCATAGAGTTGTCAGTGTCTTTAATGCTCAGCTCTGGTTCTGTATCGCCAGTGAGCCCTACACCTTTAAACACTACAGACAAAGTGCAAGAGATAAAGCGGGAGAGAGAAGAACAGACGGAGGTAGTGAGGAGATTGGTTTTAGAGCGGTTAGGAAGCGGCCCAAGACTGAATAGGAAATCGACGAGGAGGACTAAGGCGTCCCCGTGCTCGACCGTCCCCCCTCCCGTGCCTCCGCCCCCCTCCCTCCCGACCCCGCCCCCTTTACCACCTCCCCCTGAGATCCCGCCCCCGCCTCCCCGCCCCGCGCCCCCCTTAATGCAAGTCACCCCCTCTTTCTCAGACCCGGAGCTGGCGAGGGAGCGACGGCGGAAGAGTATTATGAAAAGTATTTCCAACTACCTGAATAGAAGGCTCGGGCCGCGGCAGAAG GATCCGCCGCAGAGTTGCTACAGCGCCCACAAGTCGACGGGGGCATTACAAGAGCCCCCGCCCGTGCCGCCGCCCCCTGCGCGCTACCAGCCCCCCTGCCCGCTGCCAG CGGAGCAGCAAGCGGCCACGGTGGCGGAGTTGGTCCAGGTGTCTGCGCAACGCGAGGCGCACCAAGCGTTGCTAGCAGCTGACAG GAGACGCAGTGCTGCGGGCAGCAGCGTCGGTGACTAA
- the LOC125240663 gene encoding F-actin-monooxygenase Mical-like isoform X4, with protein sequence MRLAREARRREVPADARPPTDSSEVESEDASSSDSDVSSATEVSTDSEFAAEDAAPPPPPAILVTEPPPPADYPLSKTKSASGLATKRALELKRKYLLGEPSPPAVRKSDSTSQLDTKFEAFRSTITEFQKLLHPAPTPPVVAFQEKPQPMPDIIKNLCDDAPVDLLSTEVKKEWKEETIKEKEKELDSDSLSDSSHTETAPKSVPRVEVHDEGGELIQLDSLTIVNSEDTEKASGTATETGPTVVAAESESSESCRDATTLALTETELSDWAAESAVLDECLEDNKRNKPRKLSGLKTVHDAKNISTISSHVCGKTSPEPVVYSNALEHFEFADEGEQDPSIETPATPRNEGYMELVDDFEYSPSNDRSMNFIERSFETVFKPTLAVTEVVEIEPLEEAKVETTPEEPKAEKSDDNKDSLSPDIKIDSLSLSDVSPPLESKHEESESPPLAPETPKSPNTPIYSSSNFAPCLRVYSPAICRSASDNINLSYSRSTDSPSRSIELSVSLMLSSGSVSPVSPTPLNTTDKVQEIKREREEQTEVVRRLVLERLGSGPRLNRKSTRRTKASPCSTVPPPVPPPPSLPTPPPLPPPPEIPPPPPRPAPPLMQVTPSFSDPELARERRRKSIMKSISNYLNRRLGPRQKWYSEPDLTLQDPPQSCYSAHKSTGALQEPPPVPPPPARYQPPCPLPAEQQAATVAELVQVSAQREAHQALLAADRRRSAAGSSVGD encoded by the exons ATGCGTCTCGCGCGCGAGGCGCGCCGGCGCGAGGTGCCCGCCGACGCGCGCCCGCCCACCGACAGCAGCGAG GTGGAGTCCGAGGACGCGTCGTCGAGCGACTCGGACGTGTCGTCCGCGACCGAAGTGTCCACGGACAGCGAGTTCGCGGCCGAGgacgccgcgccgccgccgccgcccgccatCCTCGTCACAGAACCACCCCCACCGGCCGACTACCCCCTCAGCAAAACCAAGTCCGCCTCAGGACTCGCCACCAAACGGGCTTTAGAACTCAAGCGGAAATACCTACTCGGAGAACCATCCCCACCTGCAGTCAGAAAGTCTGACTCCACATCCCAACTTGACACCAAATTCGAAGCCTTCCGATCCACCATTACCGAATTCCAAAAGCTATTACACCCCGCACCTACTCCACCTGTAGTCGCCTTCCAAGAAAAACCCCAACCCATGCccgatattatcaaaaacctgTGTGACGACGCTCCGGTCGACCTACTATCCACAGAAGTCAAGAAAGAGTGGAAAGAAGAGACTATCAAAGAGAAAGAAAAGGAGTTAGATTCAGATTCTTTATCCGATTCGTCACACACTGAAACTGCTCCAAAGTCAGTCCCTCGAGTCGAAGTACACGATGAAGGAGGGGAACTAATCCAACTAGATAGTCTAACTATAGTTAACAGTGAAGACACGGAGAAAGCGTCAGGAACAGCCACAGAAACCGGCCCCACTGTCGTTGCTGCAGAATCAGAATCTTCAGAATCCTGCAGAGACGCTACAACGCTAGCCTTAACAGAAACCGAACTGTCCGACTGGGCCGCCGAAAGTGCAGTCTTAGACGAATGCTTGGAAGACAACAAGAGGAACAAACCTAGAAAACTTAGCGGTTTGAAAACGGTACACGACGCTAAAAATATCTCGACGATCTCTTCGCACGTTTGCGGGAAAACTAGCCCGGAACCTGTAGTGTATTCTAATGCTCTTGAGCATTTCGAGTTTGCAGATGAGGGTGAACAGGATCCTTCCATCGAAACCCCGGCCACCCCTCGCAATGAAGGCTACATGGAACTAGTAGATGACTTTGAATATTCACCCAGCAACGACAGGTCTATGAATTTCATTGAAAGAAGTTTCGAAACCGTCTTCAAACCGACCTTGGCTGTGACTGAAGTTGTTGAAATCGAGCCTTTAGAAGAAGCAAAAGTAGAAACAACTCCTGAAGAACCTAAAGCTGAAAAGAGCGATGATAATAAAGACTCCCTATCGCCCGATATAAAGATAGACTCCTTATCGCTGTCAGACGTGTCTCCGCCTTTAGAATCAAAACATGAAGAGTCAGAGTCGCCGCCGCTCGCGCCTGAAACTCCGAAATCACCGAACACACCAATTTACAGCTCCAGCAACTTCGCTCCGTGTCTCAGGGTATACTCTCCAGCCATCTGTCGGTCCGCGAGCGACAACATCAACCTATCATACTCTAGAAGTACAGATTCACCTTCTAGGAGCATAGAGTTGTCAGTGTCTTTAATGCTCAGCTCTGGTTCTGTATCGCCAGTGAGCCCTACACCTTTAAACACTACAGACAAAGTGCAAGAGATAAAGCGGGAGAGAGAAGAACAGACGGAGGTAGTGAGGAGATTGGTTTTAGAGCGGTTAGGAAGCGGCCCAAGACTGAATAGGAAATCGACGAGGAGGACTAAGGCGTCCCCGTGCTCGACCGTCCCCCCTCCCGTGCCTCCGCCCCCCTCCCTCCCGACCCCGCCCCCTTTACCACCTCCCCCTGAGATCCCGCCCCCGCCTCCCCGCCCCGCGCCCCCCTTAATGCAAGTCACCCCCTCTTTCTCAGACCCGGAGCTGGCGAGGGAGCGACGGCGGAAGAGTATTATGAAAAGTATTTCCAACTACCTGAATAGAAGGCTCGGGCCGCGGCAGAAG TGGTACTCGGAGCCGGATCTTACACTACAA GATCCGCCGCAGAGTTGCTACAGCGCCCACAAGTCGACGGGGGCATTACAAGAGCCCCCGCCCGTGCCGCCGCCCCCTGCGCGCTACCAGCCCCCCTGCCCGCTGCCAG CGGAGCAGCAAGCGGCCACGGTGGCGGAGTTGGTCCAGGTGTCTGCGCAACGCGAGGCGCACCAAGCGTTGCTAGCAGCTGACAG GAGACGCAGTGCTGCGGGCAGCAGCGTCGGTGACTAA